Below is a window of Impatiens glandulifera chromosome 2, dImpGla2.1, whole genome shotgun sequence DNA.
TGTTGCGAATTCGGAAACTTACCCCAGAATTCCATTTGATTAtgcagagagagagagagagagagagaaagagagagtgaAGAAGAAAGGTGGAAATAAGAGGGAATTTACAAACAAGTTCTAGGGTTCTTATCATATAACTGTCTTACTTTTTGTTTTTGGCaactaaaatatttctttttctttttcgtTTTTATAGTAATTAGGCAAACTATGAACTTGATTTTGAGTACAATTTCTGATTGAAGTcggatttttaaatttttatatagatCCATCCagatcaataaataatatttaaaataaggaATATCTTACATTTTGCACAGATCAATACTTTCAAATAAAGTAATATCTTACATTTTGGAATAGATAAAGTGATTGAATTACCAAATTGGATTTTAGTGTTTATATTGatatggaatatatattttatattggatggttaaagttatataaataaggaTCTCCtaaattataactatttcaaaattcaataatttatgatttatatgtcatttataaataaataaatataaaatttatgttaataaattaattgccGAACAACACGAATTTAAGTTTTGACTATCGATTCTTTTAAATCATTAACGACATTTAAAATTCTCAAAACAAACCTcgtttgtataattttaacaataagcCGCCCCAAATTTTGAGGTTCGATATCTCAATTGACCCCAATATAGAGTCACAATTTGCAATTCggccaaaaataaaaataaaaatattatctaccAAAATTTGTATGTATCATAGTTTCAAGAAGGATGGATCGCTTccgaaaaaaaatcttttaattcTCTTAATTAATTGGATTGCTGAATCAGCTAATTTCGAAATAACAGAAAGAAAAGCAACGACTGAATTGAGAAAGTCAGAGTCGAAAAGAATCTATTTAGTCGATAACATTTCTATAACACCTGCACTTTTACGCAATATGGGAAACTGgcagaatattaatatttttgtaatagttatctaatctaatctaaatctaatgattaatttgttaaaataatgatatagaGAGGATAAAGTGATAAGGTTGTAATTGTTCTTAAAGTTCTTTATCtaagtttaattaataagatGAAAAAAACTATCTTATAACACTATATACTCTCTTTGTTACACCACAATATACATAAAATAAGTTTCATAGAAATagaaattgataaattataGTTCCACCGTATCTCCCCTATGTTGAAATTGGAGATCTGGAGAGATTTGATAATATTCTAtactttaaaagaaaataaaaaataaattgttcttcttcttcttctaccggcaaattttaagttatttacaaaataatctttattaaACTTAAACCCCCTTatgataaataagaaaatccatGAACTTGAGCCATGGAGGAATATTGTTCTTCGCAGGTTTTCCGGCTTCTTCCGAACACCTTGATGAACTCaccaccgccgccgccgccgcacTGCTGCCGCCGTCTTCGACGGAGGAGGCGGCGGATCTCTTCATGCAAAGAAAGAAGTTCCTGGATCCCAGAGCTATTAGCTTCTCATCTCTATCCAAACCTGCAATTAATTcccataaaaattaattaatttaaaattaataaaaactttaaaataaaaattcttactTTCTAAACTGAACTGTGAATAATGGAGGTCAAATGCGGAGGCATCAAGAGAAGTCAAGAACGGCCGCCTCCCTTCCTTCACATATTGCCGTACCGTGGCAGCAATTAGATCTCCAACCGTGGATTCCGGCGGTATGAGCACCTGCACCGGGCCAAGACTCCCCTGAATCGTGACGTGGAGCAGCAACTTGGTCAATTTGGGCAACAGTCGTAGTTGATCATTAGAGGCTGCACCTTTCTTCTGATGATCTCTGATCCCAGAAAGCAGATCCGGAACCGTCCTGGGCCGAATCATCTGATCTCCGGCGCCGGCGGCCATGTTTGCAGAACTCGCCCCGTGAAACGACGAAGCACGCTTCTGCGAGAACTTCCCTTTCCCCCGGTTgctcttctcctcctctgtACCTCTCCCCCGGTTGCTCTTCCCCGTCGCCGTCGGCATCATTGAATTAGGAAGGAATCAGGCGAGCCTCGCTCTGGATGTTGTTAAtatctcctcctcttcctcctccggCAACTAGCATAGGTCCAtatctttatataattgttgAGAAATGCATGGAAAcaggcatatatatatatataataagggAAGGGTAAAGTAAAGAAGATGAaggcatcatcatcatcggaTAGCCAtctaagaaagaaagaaagtagcTGTGACTTTTCGTGCTGACCGGCACACAACCGGCTCCACCGCGACAAATATTTCACTTTCAAATtctacaatttatttatttatttatttatttatactggGAGGATAAATGTTTAAAACgcactttatttattattattggtaacccaaatcattatatttatttatatttatctaaattgtAATCCAAATCAATTATATGATTGGATTGTATATGGTTtccatcaatttttttatctcattgcttgtttataattaatctttcaatctataagtattattttatatacagtaataattctaaatttattatatttacatttaCTAAAAACTAACTTCTCTAATTTTGTAATGTATTTAATGaaagtatatttttaattcaaataatttaatttgaataaaaataaatttgatggtcacaaagaaaagaaaaaaataataattattgacaACAAAGTtccctgaaaataaaaaaaatccttaaCTAGTTCTAagaattcaataatatttttttacttcaaTATATGTCTTTAGTTACTTCCACTTATAATTCATCAACCCATACCTCTTATCTTAGTtggattaaaaatttaataaaaaaagtagaattttttaatttttaatcaactaaaaaataatacattgaTCCCTATCTTTATAgtctaactaatataaaaataaataaaaaatatctattttggtgaaaaacagtctaggtaaaaaaaaattatgactgATAATACAGTATAacttatctatttttttttatataatatggaTAATCCTAATATTTTGGTGAAATattgtctaattaatttatctattctttttataatatggataattttaatctaatccaaatttaatacaattcaaactcaatataatcCGAATTCAAACTCGGTCTAATCCGAACCTAATTCATCTGAAATAGCTAATCTGTATTTCGGATTTGAATCAGTTTGAATTTCGGATTTGTTCGGTCTtagtatataatttatatatgattgttCTATCTTTAtcctttaaacaaaaaatatgtaattgtattacttattttttaacaaaattaatatgtaaattgataaaatacctttctttttattttataaaaatttaatttgattattttaataatttaatctaaataatttcaaaatatatacttttaaaataataaaattacaaaaatataaaattcaaataagctAAGATGAAACAAGTTCTTAAAGGATTAATAAGTCCACTATTTCATACTAGTGTTActtataataactattttttttgtttaatgattataatttaaaaacaaatatccTAACTTAATTTACGGACCCATTAAATTAAAATCCTTTTACTAAAACTTAATATAACATCTTAGACTCTTTATACACTTTTCTCACTTAACTGAAAATTTATTGTCTTAATAAAGTTGgtctaaattatgaaatatgaccgaaaatatttgatttaaatacaAATGAAAAGTGTAATTATGACTGAACTAAGtgaattctaatttattttaaatataaagtatttataacttaatttatttaatatgacagaaaaaaaatatatttatgtcttAGTTCAAATGATTAAGTTTTTGTTTAatgactattaattaaaataaataatttatttaaattcattcaaacaattatattataaaatctaGATTAATTAAGTATGTAACTTAATTAGCTCTTAACAATTTTAGATCGAGTattcaaatatcaattttaactctgaaatttaataaaattatgtgttttttattgggtaaaataactttaaaatataattggaGTTAAAACGTGTGAGAACATGTGTTTGGTTTCAAGCATGCTATATTGATCAAATGTGACTGaacttttttaataagaaaataatttatgtaatttttttcatattagtttttcatttaaaaaaaaaataatttagatatttttatttatcgtaataaattaattcatttgatccttaaaattgtaatattaattaattaccaatttgatcaaacacgtaatttaattctaaaacaatattaattaattgtaataaaaaaaaagttgattaatTATTCTCCTTTTGATCAATAATTCCTAGTGTATTTCATTATGTGGCAATGCCAAGTGGTAGAGTCCCACACAACAATAATACCATCCTAATATATTATCCATGgctctgttttttttttcgtttGAATTGTAGGGTAGGTTGATTGGCATGACCGACTTTACCATCAGCCAAACGCCCCCTACTCACAAAGAATTTCTACAATAATTTGAGTTGAGTTGGAGCTTAAATTAACATTAACGATtgtagtttatttttaataatatatatatatatatatttattagaaaaaataaaaattccatGTGTACATTACTACACCTTGTTtcgttaaaatattaatatgtatcattcataatgttttAGAATCATTTTGAAAAGTTGGTGCAATCGATTGaggcaggggcggagccacgcATAGGCTAGGGTAGGCTCCAgtcccacctaaattaaaatgttaaaataaaacattatatatatatatatttgacatatAACTCTTAGCCCaatcaggtgatcaaaccctgcTCTCacccttaatttattttataatatataaataaaatttatttattataaataaaagtataaaaatttatatataaatataattttaaaataaataatatttatataataattatacattatttttttatttatttcaatataattaataatacaaattatttataagggtaaaatataaaaattaaaataataataatgttttatatttcttaattttaaactattttaaaatttataagaaaatataaattaatattaataaacaagttaaaatagttacattggtttgattcggtatttaaataaaaaaatttgatatccctgctcaaaatctaacaaatttcctagaattgatgttgatgtaagttctcttaaacttgatatagcattacgtattccgatatgaaaatatatctttttaatcaaatggatgaaattagacgagttGTATCAAGATTgagtcatatcaacctattaagaaTGAGTACCCGTCggccaaatttggaaatcaaaatcgacggttccaaagtcattggtttaaaaaatttacttggttagaatattCTCCTTTGAAAGGTGTTGTtttttgtttctcatgtttcttgtttgaacataagcaacccccaaaacctacatttacaatagatgaattcaaatattgaaagcgagttaatgatggggataaatgctcttttgttatgcatataggatataatatttcaccacataatatgacagttgaatatcttgataatttaatgaatatcattgtcatattgacaaagtactgaatgcatagtcttcagatgaaaaacaaaataacagattacggcttacagcaactattgaaagcactaTGTGGCTCAttttgcaagcgtgtgcattgagaggacatgacgagtctccatcttctaataatcgtggaaattttattggaaaaaaagcgaagcatagaaagttaaatctgaaatgcaagttggagtcaggctcaggtaatttttcatcatGGCTCCGTCCCTGGATCGAGGAATTAATCATTTTTCGAGTACCATAGTTACGAGCTTGATAACTTACTGTGTATCAtgattgtattatatattattttcctatttttttattcttctttttttcatgtcatgttttCTCGTTAGCTAggtttaaactatttttatattttaatataaattactatgtatatatattacacCAGTTTTGACTGTATCAATCCTTCTGGTCGACATAATATTGATAATTGATGAGGGGAATTAAGTTGAGGTGTGCAAAGAGACGAAAAtgaatgattttaaattataattattattagtatgaATGAATATTCTTGAGTGAGGTAGAagcttattatatataattaaatagacaATAAACTGGAAAGGGGTAGTGGAGTGCATGCACATGTCATGTAACGTGTAGGCTCCATTTCATTAATGTCCATGAGATTTATCGATGCATAATATATAGTATGTGGTTTACTACTAATATCATTTTCATGATGGGACAAATCATGTTCAATTCCTTCTCCTTTTTTTTCTACTTCTTGTCCCCACCACACCATTAAAAACTTACTTGAAAGacaatctttaattaattattaaaatggtAACTATGCTATATATAACTATGAACTATATCACTTTGTATGTCTCCTAATCAAAACAAGACCAATGGTCCTAGCTAGGATTAGGAACCTTGGTGTTgaatttattgtatatatattagtgttttAAATTGAGAGTAGAGTAGGTTGTTATTGTTAGATATTGAAACACTCAATTACTAACTGAATGTATTTGGGAATCAAAATTAGGTAAAATTAAGAGGAAGTGAAAGCTCCAAACTAGTTAGCTTTTAAGTGGGGGAGGAAGTTATGGTGTGGCTGGTCTAGAAAAGTCTCAAAACCTATGAGAATCTTCAAGAACCAAAAGAAAAACACAATTgagttatattatttatttattattattaaaacatgtgaaatataatcataatatatGCATATAAATTGTGAAGTGGGGTCATAAGATATCTTGTCTTATGCATATTactatatattgttattattatttagatggCTTTTAGTTTGGTCATATGCTATTGCCCTTGTGAAGTGGCAGGCTGGCTGTCAATTAAATTCGCAATGCTAGcttcatttaaattattgacTTAATTATGCTCtcttctatattttaaaaataataataatttggaaTTAAAAGAGAACTGCATGACACCCATAACTATGGTTTCCGCTTAAattcaaaatgttttaaataaaatcgaaCTCATGACATTTTAGtctcttaattaattcttaCAACTGGGCTACATTTGGTGGGGTGAATTTATTTGcatttattagatttagatcaattaaactattattttaaatattttacaaataaaaaacaataaaatataggTTTCAAATAGtcttaaatcttaattaatctatatgtctaactccatgagtatGAGTAGATCAGAGTTAtagatatatatgttattaactactaacatttaattaatagtttaaatgaATAGTAAGGAGAAGAATAAAAGGAAAGAAAGTTGTGTACCCTTTTGTCCAttgaaaaaacataagaaaTTAAGATGCGTTGGAGCTTAGAATTGCTAGCAATTattctactaattaattaagtcaAGTGTTAGTGAGGAgagattaatatttaataataataaataaataaaaatgtagtCAAAAGAACAGTCCAAGAAGGGACGTATGTATGGGCAAAGGTGGCTAACCTAGATATTCTTTGGATGATATTTAAAGTAGTCATCATATACAGTCAAACTTTGTTGCCTTATTTGTTTGTTGTTATATTTGCTTATAATTCAAAGCatctcaaaaataattttatttaaattttgttcactattttttttactgtttttgtAGGGGAGTTTTGGTTCCAATTTATTTCACAGAGGTATTAATAATCAAGATATTAGTTTACTGAAGTTTGGGATGcttagacaaaataaataaaatattttcttatattttatttttactgtaTTAGgatgattaaatataataattcgaattatatttaaataaaatgacttaatctaattagttaaatgttatataatttatattgatattttgaCCATAAGATACAAAATTTGTTACTGCGAAAGTTAGAATTGAGTAAGGCATGATTTGTGGTAATAAATTaatggtaataataataaatcagtTGGTGTATTATAGTAGggattatttttagttattatattctctcaaatgttttgtttatttatatatatgatagattTGGAAATTTTTTACACGGGATAATGTCtcatttaataagtttattgaaaatctaataaattaaacaacCATTTCATCTTCATACAAAAATACTCTATCTCCTTTCTCGTTTAAGTCACCAATGGTGACTATTGACCGAAAAGGCTTTTGATAtagatctatatatatactagGTAACTCTTTTGTATTCTTGGACCAATACCATATTCATAGAAGACAATGACATatcaaatttttgtttaaactaGTATTGGCTAATGGGCTTTTCATTTATTATGAACaaaatgtgttttattgtttttgCTATATATTGCACATTGTATGTAACATTGGACTTGCACACAATTGAAATTTCAATTCTCAGGGCCATGCATTTAGGGACTATTTATTAGAACTAAGTCGACTAGGTTGTTGCACTTGCACATTCAGGTTATTGAATAaacatatttcatttatttatgcAAAATCTTAATAGAATGCccatccaaaaataaaattaaagttgtAATAAcatgatttctaagaagatatTGAATACAAAATGCAGTAAATGCGGTCAAATAAAGGGGTCTGAGTCTGATGTGGTTTAAAGATCAAATTAATTTCATCATTTTCGTTTTAGTAATTCTCATCTTCATCTCTTCAACGACTAAATCTCTTATTTTGTGCATCATTACGATCCTCCATACGTGATTCTGAAAAGATCCCTCATCACGTCTATGAATGTGAACACAGTCTCGTTAGTGGCTGTTGAAATTCATTGATTGTTCAGCATTTGATTGGGCTTTTATGTTGCATTTGAGTACTGCAACAAATCTAATTGGGATGTCAAGTTAATAATTCGATTGTTCGAAAGTTAAGGTTGTTTCGAGGTTTTCAGTACATGTGTATGTATGCCTATCTTTACTTCCTTCCATTGCGTTCCATCACAAGTTTGACAGAACTAACTACTTGCATTAGCTCAATGGTAGAGATCCACCACAAATGATAGCAAACAAACACAACCTAAGAGGTTGTTTTCTTCTTGACTATAATTGAgccttattttttaattttaacacaaTCTCTCTTATTTGCAGTGATTCTTCTTTTCTACtacacaaaattatttgaatattaagtATATTCTTTTCTACACAATATATGAGACAATTAGGTCAATTTGGATAAGTCGTTGGTCTTTATTAACAAAAGGATTTTATGGCATCTTTAGATGAAAATGTACTAAACAGGTGTATGGCCAGCTTATCATCGTTtatgtcttattattatttggttCTTAGTTACTTCAATGATTTAAATTAAGGAGGTTATCAATATATAGAGAATGATGTGTGAATGTCTTTATTAAGGAGATTGAAAATTTAGTATccaaaaaataaagttatatattgaaataaggtgtattagtttttttataattaaaaattaaattaattattttttatcattcaaTGACTTAGGtcataagttaaaatattaaactaactttatttttattaaattttaatttaaataaaataattaaatagcccatttttaatatatatattttttgaaacccaaaaaaattgaagGAAAAAAAACCCAGAATGAAGCAACCTCAAGAACTTAAGCTATTGTCCTAGGTATCATAAAAGGTGAAATTACTGTGACGAGATTATTTGGctaattatagaaataaaaataaaaaaacccaaacAAGGCCTAGGTTAGTAGGGTTCTCTTTAGTAATGAGAGAGTAGGGTAGATAGGGTAGGGTCCTGATGAAGACCATCGGGCACCTTAAAGTGGGGTGGGGGTGGGGTAGAATGAATAATCACATATTCACATAGATAAGGGCAGAGCAGAACCCATGGAAACTCACAATTAAAGGACATGAAAACATCTTTCATTTCAATACCAATTCAAGAACCCTAAaccaaattaattaacttaCTGCAATTCAAACAATTCATCAACTTACTTATCATCGGTCGCACCgatcaaacaagaagaagaagcaaaagggttcatatatatatatatagatttaaacGTACCCGTTCGTCGTGAATGTATGATCTACTTTCGCTTTGCAGTAATGGGAGCTGATCTGAAAGGCTCAACAATCGAGTCTCGATATTTCGATGGAAGCACATTACACCTTCCGCTTCTCGATCGCCTCACCGGCGCCGCCGCCGCCAGCCGCCGCAGCAGACGCTACCGAATCGTTGCCATCCCTCTCTTTCAGCGGCTTCGATCGCTTTCCCTTCCAGACTGCTGAACCATTCTGCATCAACAACATTGAGGTTTTCCTCTCTCTCCCAATCTCCTACTCCCTCCTCCATCTCGACACCACGTCGTCTTCAACCTCGGAGATGAATTTCGCCGCCTCGATCACGCAATTCAAGCACccctctcctcctcctcctcctttcGGTATTCTGTATTCATTTAAATCTGAAGGTGGAGGAGCTTATTCAGTAGTGATGTCGATGATGTCTGTTTCTTCGTCTCTCCACCACCCGTAATTTCAGTTCCGACACTATCATCTCTCTCTGCCTGACTTTTCCTGTTCGGTCAGATCAGTTCGACGACCGAACTCTTCTCCGCGGGGGCGACGCCGCAGTCGGCTGACGACGGTAGGTTCAAATCGAATCCGTACAAAGCGCAATCGGATTTAAacgaaggaggaggaggaggaggaggaggaggagatgaTGAATATGAGTTGTTGAACAGATCATGAGGCGGCGAAACAGAACAAATAGTGTTAACCAATTTTACCTAGAGAAATTTGTCTGGTGGAGCGGCCACGAATTGGTCGGTTCGAGCTGAAAATGACATGTATCCTTCTTCTTATTAGTATTATTGGCGCAGTTGAAGAGGTGACGAAACGCCATGATGGATGGAATGGAAGGGAAATGCAGAGCTTTCTTTTCTGGTTTACATGTATGTCGTGCAGCAGAGAAGAGG
It encodes the following:
- the LOC124927127 gene encoding uncharacterized protein LOC124927127, which produces MMPTATGKSNRGRGTEEEKSNRGKGKFSQKRASSFHGASSANMAAGAGDQMIRPRTVPDLLSGIRDHQKKGAASNDQLRLLPKLTKLLLHVTIQGSLGPVQVLIPPESTVGDLIAATVRQYVKEGRRPFLTSLDASAFDLHYSQFSLESLDRDEKLIALGSRNFFLCMKRSAASSVEDGGSSAAAAAVVSSSRCSEEAGKPAKNNIPPWLKFMDFLIYHKGV